A window of the Mucilaginibacter sp. cycad4 genome harbors these coding sequences:
- a CDS encoding ABC transporter transmembrane domain-containing protein, which yields MARGRLNSGSKAEAELPKAKINRSSLRNVAKLLTYLKPYRVKFIAGLVFLFLSSLVGLAFPAILGALIDAAQGIYKYKYLPHGLNAIAIMGFIILFAQAFVSFFRVVWFVQVAEKSLADIRRDTYFKLITLPMNFFANRRVGELNSRISADLSQIQDTLTTTFAEMIRQLVIMVGSTTLLAIVSIKLTLALLAILPFLVAFAVFFGRFIRKLSREAQDKLAESNTIVEETLQGIANVKAFVNEAYEANRYDKILRKVVDIAVRGAKFRGTFASFIVFCLFGTFVGVIWYGSVLVANHEIYVGDLTTFIMYSIFVGAAMGSFPDLYANLQKAVGASERVLEILAEQGEEISIVESDNNIKQAIKGDLAFDNVVFAYPSRQEITVLKGISFNADAGQRVAIVGPSGSGKSTMASLILQFYHPQSGSILFDGKPADNYSLTDIRNQVAIVPQDVLLFGGTIMENISYGRLGASNEDIIQAAKRANAHQFISSFPEGYETIVGERGVKLSGGQRQRIAIARALLKNPAILILDEATSSLDSESERLVQEALEELMKDRTSIIIAHRLSTIREADKIVVIEKGNIVESGSHLELINNEQGLYRYLSQLQFESSQA from the coding sequence ATGGCAAGAGGACGACTGAACAGTGGCAGCAAGGCCGAAGCAGAATTACCTAAAGCAAAAATAAACCGGAGCAGCCTGCGCAACGTAGCGAAACTGCTCACTTACTTAAAACCTTACCGGGTTAAATTCATAGCCGGATTAGTTTTCCTGTTTCTGTCAAGCCTTGTAGGTTTGGCATTCCCAGCCATTCTGGGTGCATTGATTGATGCAGCACAAGGCATTTATAAATACAAATATCTGCCGCACGGCTTAAATGCCATAGCCATCATGGGCTTCATTATCTTATTTGCCCAGGCTTTTGTGTCGTTTTTCAGGGTGGTTTGGTTTGTGCAGGTGGCCGAAAAATCTTTGGCCGATATCAGGCGTGATACCTATTTTAAGCTTATTACCCTGCCCATGAACTTTTTTGCCAACCGCCGGGTTGGTGAATTGAACAGCCGCATCTCTGCCGATCTTTCTCAGATCCAGGATACATTGACCACAACTTTTGCAGAAATGATCCGTCAACTGGTGATCATGGTGGGGAGTACCACCCTGCTGGCCATTGTATCCATAAAACTTACCCTTGCACTGTTAGCTATATTGCCTTTTCTTGTTGCATTCGCGGTATTCTTTGGGCGTTTTATCCGCAAATTATCACGCGAAGCGCAAGATAAACTGGCCGAATCAAACACCATAGTTGAAGAAACATTGCAAGGCATTGCCAACGTAAAGGCTTTTGTTAACGAAGCTTATGAGGCTAATCGTTACGACAAGATCCTGCGCAAAGTGGTGGACATCGCCGTTCGGGGTGCAAAATTCAGGGGTACGTTTGCTTCGTTCATTGTATTTTGTTTGTTCGGCACTTTTGTGGGCGTTATCTGGTATGGATCGGTATTGGTGGCTAATCATGAGATCTATGTCGGCGATCTTACCACGTTCATTATGTATTCGATATTTGTAGGGGCAGCCATGGGCAGTTTCCCTGATCTTTACGCTAATCTGCAAAAAGCCGTAGGCGCAAGTGAGCGTGTATTGGAGATCCTCGCCGAGCAGGGCGAAGAGATTTCCATAGTTGAAAGCGATAATAATATCAAACAGGCTATCAAGGGTGATCTTGCTTTTGATAATGTAGTGTTTGCCTACCCTTCCCGCCAGGAGATCACCGTATTAAAAGGCATTTCATTTAATGCCGATGCCGGGCAGCGCGTGGCTATTGTTGGGCCAAGTGGTTCAGGTAAATCAACCATGGCTTCCCTGATATTACAATTCTATCATCCGCAAAGCGGCAGTATTTTATTTGATGGCAAACCTGCCGATAATTATTCTCTTACCGATATCCGTAACCAGGTGGCTATTGTTCCGCAGGATGTATTACTTTTTGGCGGCACCATTATGGAAAATATCTCCTATGGCAGGCTCGGTGCATCCAATGAAGATATCATACAGGCAGCCAAACGCGCCAATGCTCACCAGTTCATATCTTCCTTTCCCGAAGGTTATGAAACTATTGTGGGCGAACGTGGTGTTAAATTATCGGGCGGACAAAGGCAGCGGATTGCCATTGCAAGAGCCCTGCTTAAAAACCCCGCTATCCTGATCCTCGATGAAGCCACCTCTTCATTAGATTCAGAATCGGAACGCCTGGTACAGGAAGCCCTTGAGGAATTAATGAAAGACCGTACCTCTATCATCATTGCGCACCGCCTGTCAACCATTCGCGAGGCAGATAAAATAGTAGTGATAGAAAAAGGCAATATTGTTGAAAGCGGCAGCCACCTCGAACTCATCAATAATGAACAGGGCCTTTACCGTTATCTGAGCCAGCTTCAGTTTGAAAGCAGCCAGGCTTAG
- a CDS encoding PhoH family protein, with translation MNELKLSIENVNPAVLWGPNNDHFEIIKKQYPKLKIVARGSEVKILGDENEINIFQEKFTHLINHVEKFENLNITDLERILGSRASNATPVADPTAVDKFASGEVIVFGPNGIMVRARTTNQRRMVDSINKSDILFAIGPAGTGKTYTAVALAVRALKNKEIKRIILTRPAVEAGENLGFLPGDLKEKIDPYLRPLYDALDDMIPAEKLKVYLENRTIEIAPLAFMRGRTLDNCFVILDEAQNATDMQLKMFLTRMGPSAKFIVTGDVTQIDLPKKQQSGLHTALRILTDIKGIEIVYLSGEDVVRHKLVRKILEAYGDIQ, from the coding sequence TTGAACGAACTTAAGCTATCAATTGAAAACGTAAACCCTGCAGTACTGTGGGGTCCTAATAATGATCATTTTGAGATCATTAAGAAACAATACCCCAAGCTTAAAATAGTTGCCCGCGGCAGTGAAGTGAAGATTTTGGGCGATGAAAATGAGATCAATATTTTCCAGGAGAAGTTTACCCACCTGATAAATCATGTTGAGAAATTTGAAAATCTTAACATAACCGACCTCGAACGGATTCTTGGCTCAAGAGCCAGCAATGCTACACCAGTTGCAGACCCAACCGCTGTTGATAAATTTGCAAGCGGCGAAGTAATTGTATTTGGTCCTAATGGTATTATGGTTAGGGCCCGTACTACTAACCAGCGCCGCATGGTTGATAGTATCAACAAAAGCGATATCCTGTTTGCCATTGGCCCTGCCGGTACCGGTAAAACATATACCGCGGTGGCTTTAGCGGTAAGGGCGCTCAAAAACAAAGAAATTAAACGTATCATATTAACCCGACCGGCTGTTGAGGCAGGGGAGAACCTTGGTTTTTTACCGGGCGACCTTAAAGAAAAGATCGACCCGTACCTGAGACCTTTGTATGATGCGCTTGATGACATGATCCCGGCCGAAAAACTGAAGGTTTACCTGGAGAACCGCACCATTGAGATTGCACCGCTGGCCTTTATGCGCGGCCGTACCCTTGATAATTGTTTTGTTATTTTGGACGAGGCCCAGAACGCTACCGATATGCAGCTCAAAATGTTCCTGACCCGTATGGGGCCATCAGCTAAATTCATTGTAACCGGCGACGTAACACAGATCGATTTACCTAAAAAACAACAATCGGGCCTGCACACCGCTTTAAGGATCCTGACCGATATTAAAGGTATCGAAATAGTGTACCTGAGCGGCGAAGACGTTGTAAGGCACAAATTAGTACGTAAGATATTGGAAGCTTACGGGGATATACAGTAA
- a CDS encoding MlaD family protein — protein sequence MKISNETKIGALTAIAITILILGYSYLRGNDVFSGSNKYYAIYNSVEGLTVSKPVLVNGYQIGRISKMKLQPDGRTVVEFKIEPDVVVPKNTLAKLESTDLLGSKAIVFELGNSNVPAEDQDTLKADIQGSLAESLQPIQKKAEMLMSKLDSSLSAVNKILNPNFQKNIDRSFMSIANSLQTLEGTTKKIDHLVGSQTGHIDAILTNAEEVSGSLKTSTAHLNGMTANFEKVSNDVAAANLKQTLDNANKAMADLQATIAKINAGQGSLGLLLNDDKMYKNLTDASNNLNNLFIDLKAHPKRYVSFSVFGGKKD from the coding sequence ATGAAAATCTCTAACGAAACCAAAATTGGCGCACTTACGGCAATAGCAATTACCATACTCATATTAGGTTACAGTTATTTACGCGGTAATGATGTTTTTTCAGGATCAAATAAATACTACGCTATTTATAACAGTGTTGAAGGTTTAACCGTTTCAAAACCTGTATTGGTAAACGGTTACCAGATAGGCCGCATCTCTAAAATGAAGCTTCAGCCGGACGGGCGTACCGTGGTTGAATTTAAAATTGAACCGGATGTTGTTGTACCTAAAAATACCCTTGCCAAGCTTGAAAGTACCGATCTGCTGGGCAGCAAAGCCATTGTTTTTGAGTTAGGCAACAGCAATGTGCCTGCCGAAGACCAGGATACACTTAAAGCCGATATCCAGGGCAGCCTTGCAGAAAGCCTGCAGCCGATACAAAAAAAGGCAGAAATGTTGATGTCTAAGCTCGATTCGTCACTGAGCGCTGTTAACAAGATCCTGAACCCCAACTTTCAGAAAAACATCGACCGCAGCTTCATGAGCATCGCCAACTCCCTGCAAACACTTGAAGGCACTACTAAAAAGATAGATCACCTGGTAGGTTCACAAACCGGCCATATCGACGCCATACTTACCAATGCCGAGGAGGTATCAGGCAGCTTAAAGACCAGCACAGCCCACCTAAACGGGATGACAGCTAATTTTGAAAAAGTAAGTAATGACGTTGCTGCTGCTAACCTGAAACAAACACTTGATAATGCAAATAAGGCTATGGCCGATTTGCAGGCTACTATTGCCAAGATCAACGCCGGTCAGGGTTCTTTGGGCTTATTGCTTAACGATGATAAAATGTACAAAAACCTCACCGATGCATCAAACAACCTCAATAACCTGTTTATTGATTTGAAAGCGCATCCAAAACGTTACGTAAGCTTCTCGGTCTTCGGCGGTAAAAAGGATTAA
- a CDS encoding STAS domain-containing protein: MKFTVDKHEKYILLKLNESKLNSIVTPQLKSELILINTEGQRNIILDLSQVKYADSSGLSSLLVGHRLCKNATGSFILAGLNDAVARLVTISQLDNVLTIVPTAEEGVDLIFMEEIEKELKKEAR; the protein is encoded by the coding sequence ATGAAATTTACTGTAGATAAACATGAGAAATATATATTATTGAAACTTAATGAGTCAAAATTAAATTCAATAGTAACTCCTCAGTTAAAATCAGAACTGATTTTGATCAATACAGAGGGCCAGCGTAACATCATTCTCGACTTGTCGCAGGTGAAATATGCCGATTCATCGGGCTTAAGCAGCTTGCTGGTTGGTCACCGCTTGTGTAAAAATGCTACAGGTTCATTTATTTTGGCGGGTTTAAATGATGCAGTTGCACGTTTGGTAACTATATCACAATTGGACAATGTGTTAACTATTGTTCCAACTGCCGAAGAAGGTGTCGATCTTATTTTTATGGAAGAGATTGAAAAAGAGTTAAAAAAGGAAGCAAGATAA
- a CDS encoding phosphoribosylaminoimidazolesuccinocarboxamide synthase, with the protein MNSIKETHFNFPGQTAFYKGKVRDVYTIDNKYLAMVVTDRISAFDVVLPEAIPFKGQVLNQIAARFLEATADIVPNWVISVPDPSVTIGRICEPFKVEMVIRGYLAGHAAREYSAGRRHVCGVALPEGLKENDILPQPIITPTTKASVGHDEDISREEILARGIVSEEDYVKLEAYTHALFKRGTEIAAKQGLILVDTKYEFGKVDGQIYLIDEIHTPDSSRYFYKEGYEERQQKGEPQKQLSKEFVRKWLIENGFQGKEGQVVPVMTEEIVNSISERYIELYEQIIGEAFVKPAEGSVLARVETAINNALSVM; encoded by the coding sequence ATGAACTCAATAAAAGAAACACATTTCAACTTTCCGGGGCAAACGGCTTTTTACAAGGGGAAAGTACGCGATGTTTATACGATAGATAATAAATACCTGGCCATGGTTGTTACCGACCGTATTTCGGCCTTTGATGTTGTACTACCGGAAGCAATTCCTTTTAAAGGACAGGTGCTTAACCAGATTGCTGCCCGCTTTTTAGAAGCCACAGCAGATATTGTTCCAAACTGGGTTATTTCAGTTCCGGACCCGAGCGTTACCATTGGCCGCATTTGTGAACCGTTTAAGGTGGAAATGGTGATCCGTGGTTACCTGGCCGGTCATGCCGCTCGTGAATACAGTGCCGGCCGGCGCCATGTATGCGGTGTAGCTTTGCCCGAAGGTTTAAAGGAAAATGATATCCTGCCTCAACCTATCATTACCCCAACTACCAAAGCATCGGTAGGGCATGATGAAGATATTTCACGCGAAGAGATCCTGGCAAGGGGCATCGTATCTGAAGAAGATTACGTTAAGCTTGAAGCCTATACCCATGCGCTGTTTAAACGCGGTACCGAAATTGCAGCCAAACAGGGCTTGATCCTGGTAGATACCAAATATGAATTTGGTAAGGTTGACGGCCAAATCTATCTCATAGACGAGATCCACACGCCCGATTCATCGAGGTATTTTTATAAAGAAGGATATGAGGAACGCCAGCAAAAAGGCGAGCCACAGAAACAGCTTTCGAAAGAGTTTGTACGCAAATGGCTTATCGAAAATGGTTTCCAGGGTAAAGAGGGGCAGGTAGTACCGGTTATGACCGAAGAGATTGTTAATTCGATATCCGAACGTTATATTGAGCTTTACGAACAGATTATTGGTGAGGCATTTGTTAAGCCTGCCGAAGGCAGTGTATTAGCCCGCGTTGAAACAGCAATTAATAACGCGTTGAGTGTTATGTAA
- a CDS encoding SAM-dependent chlorinase/fluorinase, with translation MAIITLTTDLGDKDIYQAALKGSIYKLLPTVNIVDITNSVAAFNVQQAAFILKNSFHYFPEDTVHLIGIDTVYNDHTKYLAIRYKKHYFVGADNGIFSLMFDQEPEEIVEINIMQDLKFLHFPLADIFVKTACHLAKGGKLDEIGLPVSDIENKMNLQPVIEKNLIKGVVIYIDSFQNVITNITKEFFNSVQQGRRFVLNFKRNETINHLSWHYNEVPVGEKLCLFGISDHLEIAINKGNASGLLGLNLNDKVIIEFQ, from the coding sequence ATGGCAATTATAACATTAACTACTGATTTAGGCGATAAAGATATTTACCAGGCTGCGTTAAAAGGCAGTATCTACAAATTGTTGCCTACAGTAAATATTGTTGATATTACCAACAGTGTTGCGGCCTTTAACGTACAGCAGGCTGCCTTTATACTTAAAAACAGCTTTCATTATTTCCCGGAGGATACCGTACATCTTATCGGTATTGATACCGTTTATAATGACCATACCAAATACCTCGCTATCCGCTACAAAAAGCACTATTTTGTGGGGGCCGATAATGGCATTTTTTCGCTGATGTTTGACCAGGAGCCTGAAGAGATCGTGGAGATCAACATTATGCAGGACCTTAAATTCCTGCACTTTCCGCTTGCCGATATCTTTGTAAAAACGGCTTGTCATCTGGCCAAAGGCGGTAAACTGGATGAAATAGGTTTGCCGGTAAGCGATATCGAAAACAAAATGAATTTGCAGCCTGTTATTGAAAAAAACCTGATCAAAGGCGTGGTGATCTATATCGATTCATTTCAGAATGTGATAACCAACATTACCAAGGAGTTTTTTAACAGCGTGCAGCAAGGCAGGCGTTTTGTGCTCAACTTTAAGCGCAACGAAACCATAAACCACTTAAGCTGGCATTATAACGAAGTGCCTGTTGGCGAAAAGCTTTGCCTGTTTGGCATTAGCGACCATTTGGAGATTGCCATAAACAAAGGTAATGCAAGCGGCCTGCTGGGGCTGAACCTGAATGATAAGGTGATCATTGAATTTCAATAA
- a CDS encoding ribonuclease Z: MKFEVTILGSSSATPIFNRNPTSQVLNINERLYLIDCGEGTQQQMLRFDIKASRIDHIFISHLHGDHYLGLVGLLSSMHLNGRKKALKLVCPVQLKEIIDLQLKYSDTELQFPVEYIFTNARQSEVVISNNDVVVETIPLDHRIACTGFLFKEKKRLRKLIKEKIESLDIPVAYYSVLKKGGDYTDENGTVYKNEGLTIDSAEPKTYAYCSDTMYNENYFAQIANATLLYHEATFLNDMLDRAVITHHTTALQAGEIALKTNAKKLLIGHFSARYKTLNELLDEAKINFPSTELAIEGKTFFIE, translated from the coding sequence ATGAAATTTGAGGTAACAATACTTGGCAGCAGTTCCGCGACCCCCATCTTTAACAGAAATCCCACTTCACAGGTGCTCAATATCAATGAGCGCCTGTATTTAATAGACTGCGGCGAAGGCACGCAGCAACAAATGCTCCGCTTTGATATCAAAGCCAGCCGCATCGATCATATTTTTATCAGTCATCTTCACGGCGATCATTATTTAGGTTTGGTTGGTTTATTATCATCCATGCACCTAAACGGGCGTAAAAAGGCGCTTAAACTGGTATGCCCTGTGCAGTTGAAAGAAATAATCGATCTGCAATTAAAATATTCAGATACCGAACTGCAGTTCCCTGTTGAATATATATTTACTAATGCCCGGCAAAGCGAAGTGGTGATCAGTAATAATGATGTTGTTGTTGAAACTATACCGCTTGACCATCGCATTGCCTGTACCGGCTTTTTGTTTAAGGAAAAGAAACGGCTACGCAAGCTCATTAAGGAGAAAATAGAAAGTCTTGATATCCCTGTTGCTTATTATTCGGTATTAAAAAAAGGGGGAGATTATACAGATGAAAATGGCACCGTTTATAAAAACGAAGGGCTGACTATCGATTCGGCGGAGCCAAAAACCTACGCTTATTGCTCCGATACGATGTATAATGAAAACTATTTCGCCCAAATTGCCAACGCCACATTGCTTTATCACGAGGCTACTTTCTTAAATGATATGCTTGACCGGGCGGTTATAACCCATCATACCACAGCATTACAAGCAGGGGAGATAGCCCTGAAAACCAACGCGAAAAAACTGCTCATAGGCCATTTTTCGGCCCGTTATAAAACCCTGAACGAGTTACTGGATGAGGCTAAAATAAATTTCCCCTCAACTGAACTTGCAATTGAGGGGAAAACCTTTTTTATAGAATAG
- a CDS encoding N-acetylmuramoyl-L-alanine amidase: protein MKNKALKRLIYSLWVLLVLLSFFPFKSYSSILTNSLPHQTDTVINSTGFKIKTIIIDPGHGGKPSASTGHYSHGASGSYSSERNVTLAIGFKLQAAIEKELSGVKAVMTRTTEDDVSFERRAEIANENKGQLFISLHCNSLSDRTIRERVGTKRHKAVYHTVRVPDRSGKGVLILVYGLHRTREEENAIQKNQVGEETELDGGALDPNDPMTIILTNEYKRKFRQQSIKLATLINGEFVDTDGRRSEGIREQGIYVLCHSAMPSVLVETGYINNPDDEKYLNSEEGQNEIVASIIRALTTYKKEMEQISQ from the coding sequence ATGAAAAATAAGGCATTGAAAAGATTGATTTATAGTTTGTGGGTGTTGCTGGTTCTCCTTTCATTTTTTCCTTTTAAATCATACAGTTCTATTTTAACCAATAGTCTTCCTCATCAAACGGATACTGTCATCAACAGTACCGGTTTTAAGATCAAAACCATTATTATCGACCCTGGGCATGGCGGCAAACCATCAGCTTCTACAGGTCATTATTCACACGGTGCATCGGGTTCTTATTCGTCAGAAAGGAATGTAACGCTGGCTATTGGCTTTAAATTGCAAGCCGCTATAGAAAAAGAATTAAGCGGCGTAAAAGCTGTAATGACCCGTACTACCGAAGACGATGTTTCGTTTGAACGCAGGGCCGAAATAGCCAATGAAAACAAAGGGCAGCTTTTCATATCCCTTCACTGCAACTCACTATCTGACAGAACAATTCGTGAAAGAGTTGGCACCAAACGTCATAAAGCAGTATACCATACAGTTCGGGTTCCGGACAGGTCGGGAAAAGGCGTACTTATTTTGGTTTACGGTTTACACCGTACCCGCGAAGAAGAAAACGCCATTCAGAAAAACCAGGTTGGCGAAGAGACAGAACTTGACGGCGGCGCATTGGATCCGAACGATCCCATGACCATCATTTTAACAAACGAGTATAAAAGAAAGTTCAGGCAGCAAAGTATCAAGCTGGCTACTTTAATTAACGGTGAGTTTGTTGATACCGATGGAAGGCGCAGTGAAGGGATCAGGGAACAGGGCATTTACGTACTTTGTCACAGTGCAATGCCATCAGTGCTGGTTGAAACCGGCTATATCAATAACCCCGACGATGAAAAGTACCTTAATTCGGAAGAGGGACAAAACGAGATCGTAGCTTCCATTATCCGTGCATTAACAACCTATAAAAAGGAGATGGAACAGATTTCGCAATAA